The following DNA comes from Solanum stenotomum isolate F172 chromosome 11, ASM1918654v1, whole genome shotgun sequence.
tcttCAACAAACTTGTGTATACTACTGAAAAAATTGGAATTTACTATAAACTTCATTGCTAATATGTCGTTGTTTTGATCGTAGTTTATGAAATTTCGTTACTAATTCATTGCTAAATAGTATTAGTGatgaattttgttatttagctATAAAATTTATCTGTCGCtaaattctattaaaaaaaattagtagtaGGAAATGATCAAGATAACCCAATAATCAAaatcttattggtttggttatcaaATTTACAAGCTACATATTCGATAATCGATAATGTTCACACCCGAATGAAACCGACCGATAAAAACTTAAATTCGGAGCTAAAATGACCACTTTTATTATCAAAAATGCATAAAGagatactattttttttatataaccaAAACGGACAAATCACTAGGTTTTGATCGTGACTTGTCCAAATTAATAACGGTTGATCAAATGATTGTTtatccatttaaataattatttttttagtaggtGACTCAGTTTTAAGGGTACCTTTATGCCTTTTAACTCCGAATTCTTTAAAAACCCTACTTGTATCACACTATATATTAGCTAGATACCTTAGGAGGTTCTATtataaacatcaagaaaatattcCATACCATTTTTTCtgtctatatttttatttgccAAGTAGAAAACAGTTGGATATACAAATTGTGGCCGGCtacttaatataatataaaattttccaCAACCAAACAATTCAGTCACAATTGGCTATTACTACTATTATtgcaataaataaaactaattaatgGGAAATTCCCTTTCATATACTTCACTGCTTGGCCTGCCATGATGATATCTGATTGAACTTTATAAtattcatttttgagaaattaactTAAATAGTCGCTCatccaataataataataataatacgcGGCAgatgtataatatatatgtatatattgatGAATGGAATGATCCCATTTCGAACcgagataaaattaaatttctagactccttataaggcttgaaTAGTCCTTATCCCTTTGACGTATTTCTTCTAGAGAATCTCCTAATTGTACCAAAACAACTAGAAAGAGCGGCCCTGGATAAAGAATGCATCTTAGGCCTACTCACACCTTAAAAATTAGCTCAAAGAAAATAAGATCTCGTCCCGGTCTGATGTGGAATATTCCATTCATCATATATGTTGGTGTAAcaattgttaaatattttatactatttCTTCCATCATCTTATTTTCTCCCCTCCCATATCAACATCATTCTTTCATTTGCCACATTCTTGATTATTCACTTTTTCTCTTGTTGCATGCCATGATTTTTCATTGGCTTCTACTAGTAATTTTGACCTTTATTGGCTCAAGTTATGGCCAACAATACTATGATTCAACTTCATGTTTTTCTAGTATAACTTCTCCAGGTACAAAATACACATGTACTTCACCAAATGATTCTTGTCAAACATATTTGATCTATAGAGCTAATCAAGATTTCACAACAATCTCTGATGTTTCATACTTGTTTGGGATATTGAATCCTGATGATCAATTACTCCTCAACATGAACAACGTCTCGTCTTCGTCTCAAATTCTTGAAATTGGAAGAGAGGTGATTATTCCAATTCAATGTTCTTGTTTAGGTGAATTCTTTCAAGCAAATGTTAGTTACATTACAccaacaaacacaaaattcaacgACGTTGCTTGTGGAGTTTTTGAAGGTCTAGTTAAGTCTGTCAcgctttttcaagaaaacattttcacCAAAATGTCTAATGACAATGAAATCAAAGGTGGAACAGAGTTGATTGTACCTTTAAAGTGTGCATGTCCTGATAAATTATTTGGTCCTGTATTAAAGTACCTTGTCACGTACCCTTTTATATCAGGTGACGATACAGGAAAAGTAAGTGAAAAATTCAAGATTCCTATTGAAGATATATGGAGAGTGAATAATTTGAGTTTTAATCCTACTGTATACTCAAACACAACAATTTTGGTACCATTGAGTAAAGAACCATCAATCAATTTCAGTATTCAAAACTCCGAACCTCCTAGTCCTAGATTTCTTCCAACACAACTCGTAGAAAAATcaacgaaaaataaaaaactaaagaaactCTACATTTCAGGATCAATTGTTGGTTTTCTCCTTCTTGTAGCAACTTTAATCGCTTGTGGTTTATACATAAGGGCGTTAAGGAAATTCAAGGAAGAAAGATGTATTAATCGTTCTACGATACATAAGGGTTCTGTTACTTCATGTTCAACTCCAAGAAGTTCTCCAACAATATCCGGTCCAACGACTACTAGAACATCAACAAATTCTTGTTTATCTCCTGATTTATTTGCAGGAATAAAGTACACATTGGGAGAATACAACATAGATGAATTGACAAACGCGACATGTAATTTTAGTGAAGAAACTAAGGTAAGTAACAGCGTATACAGGGGATGTGTCGATAAAGTGGAAGTATTAATCAAGAAAATACGCTTCGATGATACTAAACAAGTGATTGATGTACATTCAAGAATCAATCATGTTAGCATTGTGAAATTACAAGGTGTTTGTTATGGTGAAGATGATATAACAGGATCATATCTTGTTTTTGAATATCCATCTAATGGTACATTAAGGGATTGTTTGTCAAATTCCTCTGTTGTTTCTTTAAAATGGCACAAAAGGACTCAAATTGCATTTGACATTGCTATAGGGTTACATTACTTGCATTTTTGTACTATTCCACCTTACACACACATGAACATCAATAGCAAAAACATCTTCTTGACCGCGAATTGGAGGGCTAAGTTAGCTATTTTTGGAGCTAAAGGAGGGGTTGGAACAGCAACGAGTAGGGACATTGGAAGTATAGGAAGTCTTGGAGGGTGGATTGCACCCGAACATCTAGTACATGGCTCGGTGTCTGAAAAAGTAGATATTTTTGCATTCGGAGTAGTATTACTCGAGCTCATATCGGGGAAAGAAGATGTTGATGGGAATTTTTTGAGGGATTCAATTACATTTTTGGGAGGGGGTGTTAATGAAGGAGGATGTTTTGAACAATTGAAGAATTTTATTGATCCATGTCTTAAGGAAGATTACCCTCTAGCTGAGGCATTGTGTTTAGCTGTTTTAGCTAAAGCTTGTATTGAAGATGATCCTCTTCATAGGCCAACTATGGATGATATCATTAAAGTCCTTGCAAGAATGGTATGATTCTCAACATCTGTTGTTCGATATCTGTACTGAAGTCATATATTTCATTCAGTATCATAAGCTTGTATTGAAGATGATCCTCTTCATAGGCCATCAATGGATGATATCATTAAAGTCCTTgcaagaatggtatgattttCAACATCTGGTGTTCGGTATCTGTATTGAAGTCATATATTTCATTCAGTATCATGTATTGTTTACTTGTTAGTCAATAATCAATTAATTGTACTTGCCAAGGCAATTGATGTCTTTTTGTAGCTACATTATTCACAATGTATCACAGGTGTTACATGTTCAAGACCATTCTTTGTCAAATGTTTTACACTTTTTTGGTTAAAGGTGATTGTCGACTTGTTATGGAAAAAATTATCTTAACTTTATTCATGTATCACGAAAGTCAATAAACTATATTTCTTAACAGAAAAATAACTTAACAGAAAGTTACTAAGTGAAATAAATGAGATAATTCTATAATACTGAAGAAAAGTTGAGTATAAAAATAGTTGTTTAATGACTTTTTGTAATGCTTAAGAAGATTGagtgatttttcattaaaaagttaataataatataataactttgatataataaagtaaaagtCGAGTGATCATCCGCGGGAAATTACTCCCCATTAGAAAAAGTATTAGTCTCTTTTGTTAATTAGTGATAGGGgaatcttatttatttttttgtaatagtgtagtaatttattattaatgaaCATACCTAGCTACATATAATTTGTTGCTTTTTGTGGACTAAAAATTGAGAACATATTAGGTGAAGTTGTATGTACATGTATAAGTATAAAACTTTAGATGATTTGAATTCACTTAATATCATTAAGAATAATATATTGAATGAGATGACGAAGAAGAAAACATCATGGCTTATGAAATTTCTTATTGTagtctttttaaaatttatttatttaagcatcatttatcaaataaaatagtttacAAAACAGAAACTAATAAATGTGAATTCAAACAATTattgttaaattaaattaaatctcATTATATTTCCCCCAAAAAATCCACATTTTTACTATGTTTGTGGAAggtattttgttaaatatataaaaaatttaaaattatgcaATTCACGtcatttttaatacaccaaaccaaataatgcataagaaatgatctcataatttatacatagcattattcttatatacattACCAAACGATCACCATCATGTGTAATTGTAAAAAAACATGATCAATAATTTGAactcactttcctttttagtcaatttcaagaaaatgaTTCATTTCTATATCTAATACTTTCTCCGTCCCTtgttacttgtccacttttgaattgatacacctattaagaaaacaatgatttaCATAATAAGTGTATCATTttaccctattaattatgaagtggtgaattaaaaatttaagattttcaagaatttataccttttccaaaataattaattgagagtatgataggtaaatttttttttatcctttcttgaattttcaaaatggacaagtaaaaaagaaaaattgaacaagtaattTGGGacggggggtgggggtgggggtgggggtaacaatataattttaaaatgccTATTTTAGCACCGTATTTTAGATGAAAacatttatatctttttttcaaattgtatCAAATGAAACTACTCattccgttcacttttacttgtcacttatttctaaaataaattttcatttttacttgtcacttttgacatatcaagaaaagatatttttttttcatgttttaccctTAGTATTAAATACATACACTTGGTAGAGTCGTAAATAATGTACAATCTGAGTTTCCTGCTGTTCACCTATCTACTCTAGTTGAGCATCTTGATTCCCTCATTAGAACGCAATTTTCcatatcatttttcaaaatgtaatACAAAacattactccctccgtcccattttatatgctatctttttactttgcacttgcattaagaaattatgtaactttacccttttgctcttatttattgttttcttaagtcaactttataataaattataaatacattttcaagattaattaactactctatcaaggatataataggcaaaatatgataatttatgcataaattttataaaatgacaaatatcatggtccaactatttatagaaaggaatgacatataaaatgaaacggagagagtaattaGTAGAGATAGTGTGGTAAAAAATACCTATAtcaatagttattttttaatgacaGCATCAAGTCAAacaatgacaataaaaatgaataattcttttttcttcttaaattttgtgtcgaCTCAAATTATTAGCGACTAATGATGAAAAGATGTTGACTAAGAGACATAAATTTTGTGAAGATATATCCAAATGAGTACAAATGTCTAACTAGTAATAAAGTACTTCAAAAAAGTGAAACGCCTGCCGGGTTATCTCGGCCCGTTATAAGTTAAAATCGCGGcaacaaatttcaatttttagggATTTGTTGAAGTAGGGTTTTGCATCGGAGCGATTTGGGAGAAAATTGTCTGCTGTTTCATAGCAAGTGAATCAAGTTCTATTGCACATTACAGTTATTTGGGGGTGTTTTAATGTAAGTTTCTTGAGTTGTTATCACTGTAAATTCTTGGTTTGGATCGGATTTTTTTCTTTGGTGTTCATGGTGatgttttttgtttgatttaacTGCAATGTTTGAGTTACTGACTACATGCATGGtgtaaaaattgttttttttcacGATATGTAGAGTAATTGGAGAAGGTGTATTTGAATGTGGCATTTTTGGTTGATTTTGTTAGAATTTtgtgatgttcttgagttgggATTTGCATAAACTGTCTAATctgtgtgatttttttttgggtttgagTGAAAttggatttttgaatttaagcTAGAAGTATGCACGCACTTGTGAGCAGCagattttaaagttgaaaactttaaacttgaaacttgaaattttagtTTAGGAAGTTGGGATTTTCGGAActtgaagttgtgtttggacatgcagtttttggaagtttttttttttttgaagaccTGATCCAAAATGTATGGCCAAACAAATATTTGatgataaattttcaaaatatatggcCAAAAGCTAGCTTAAAGTCagtttttttgggtttattcCATCTCTATTCAAAAGTGATATACAAGTACTGTTTCCATCAGAACGATTTGGGAGGAAATTTCTGCTGTTTCATAGCAGTGAACAAGTTCTAGCACATTACAGTTATTTGGAGGTGTTTTAAAGTATGCTTCTTGTTTGTTACCACTGTAAATTCTAGGTGGTCGGACAATTTCTTGGTGTTCATGGTGGTGTTTTTTTTCTCAAGGGTAACAACAATGTTGGTGTTACGGACCGCATGCATGGTgtaaaaatgttttcttttcaCAATATTCAAGGTTGTTACTTGTATGAAGAGCAGTTGGAGAAGCTGGATCGGACTGTGCCATATTTTTGCActatttttagttgattttatatgtatttgtcATGTTCTTGAGTTGGGGTTTGCACAAActgtatatttttgttttgtttgagtGGAATTGGATTCTTGAAGTTGAGCTAAAATTATGCACTCTTAAATTCCCCTTTTTTGGTTTATTCCAGTTCTTTTCAGAACAGATATACAATATTGAGTTTTGCTACCAAGTGAATAGTTCAAATGTAGaaattttctttaacatttttcAACAGAGCTACGTTGTACCCTCATATCTGAAATGTTACcattcttcaaaaaaatgaaatgagagATGCTTTACCCCATATCTGCTGCTTAAAACTTATTATAtgtcctatttttatttttgactaaGGACGTGTCTagtacgaaggaaaatgtttttatgGAAAATGATGGGgtattacttattttatttgttttgtaagtaagcaaaaaaatattatcccaAGAGCATTTATAGAgtaaaatctatcaaaatatcATGGGAGTGGGGGTGGCGGGGGTGGGATGGTCAATAGGTGGGGGTTGGGGATGTTGGGTGGGTGGGGAGGAGACAATGAACTTGGAGGGTCACTATGGAACTTGTTTTCCTTCCTTTCAttagggaagtcattttcctcatttaaGGAACTTGTTTTCGTAGAGAAATGTTTTTCAAAGTCTTTTGACTAACCAAACCAAACACACCTAAATCCTTTCAGAGCTTACATGCTGGCAGTTAGACTTTAGGGATAAGCTAATCTTGCTGTTGAATAGTGATACCCTGATAGCACACAGGGGATTGCTTTGGTATAAGCGATTGAACTAGATCCTTTTGAAATTTAGGTCAAGATAATTTGTTTTGTGATcagttaactttctcaaaaaaataataatttgttggAACAATAATTTGCATGTA
Coding sequences within:
- the LOC125844534 gene encoding protein LYK5-like translates to MSNDNEIKGGTELIVPLKCACPDKLFGPVLKYLVTYPFISGDDTGKVSEKFKIPIEDIWRVNNLSFNPTVYSNTTILVPLSKEPSINFSIQNSEPPSPRFLPTQLVEKSTKNKKLKKLYISGSIVGFLLLVATLIACGLYIRALRKFKEERCINRSTIHKGSVTSCSTPRSSPTISGPTTTRTSTNSCLSPDLFAGIKYTLGEYNIDELTNATCNFSEETKVSNSVYRGCVDKVEVLIKKIRFDDTKQVIDVHSRINHVSIVKLQGVCYGEDDITGSYLVFEYPSNGTLRDCLSNSSVVSLKWHKRTQIAFDIAIGLHYLHFCTIPPYTHMNINSKNIFLTANWRAKLAIFGAKGGVGTATSRDIGSIGSLGGWIAPEHLVHGSVSEKVDIFAFGVVLLELISGKEDVDGNFLRDSITFLGGGVNEGGCFEQLKNFIDPCLKEDYPLAEALCLAVLAKACIEDDPLHRPTMDDIIKVLARMV